atagtaaaattttgcAGTATCGaagaactaattttatgaatttgcAGTATGCATAATTAAGGGGCAATTTAGACAAGTTGGTCGATCAGATAGTTGGCTTTATAATCACCATCATGTTAAAAGTTTGACTTCTAGTAGAATCagtctattgaccttcttatTTTGAGTTAATCAGCTATGGGTAACTTAAATAGTTTATTGCTTTGTAATCATCCAGGGCACACTTTCAAGTAATAATTGGGTTTTCAAATTGCCCCGGGGGGTCTGCTTATCCTCGGATCATTCCATTCCCTCCTTTCATAGGATAATGGATAAGGAAGGGAGCATATATCGTCCACACATTTGGcagttataattttttgtggTTAGCGACAACAATTTGCAGAGACAAACCTCGCACAATAACCTCCAAATACACAGCTAGCCATGGCCGCACCATCTGATGATTCTAATATCTCAAAGACATTTGAGaataaatttttacaaaaagATTCATACGCTGAAGAGTTGAGAGAATTGATGGATTCACTACCCAAAGAGAAAGGTTGGATCACTCCAGATATGTACAACTACAAAGGCTTTTGGCTGGGTTCCATTCACTTGCAAGGTGCTCTTAGATGTCAAAAACACTTCCAAGCTCAAGATTATGATATTATGCTATGTAGCCTCCAAAAAACCGGCACAACCTGGCTGAAATCTCTATTATTTGCCTTGATCACTCGAAAACAGTACTTCCCTGCAGCTATATCACAGCAGCAAATCCACCCTTTGCTCACAAAAAATCCCCATGAACTTATTCCAGGCATTGAATTTTATTATGCAATAGAAAACAGCCCTGATTTCCCAATGAATAACGGGCGGAGGATATTGTCTACGCATTTACCAGGAGCGTTGTTGCCAAAATCGGTATGGGAATCGAAATGCAAGCTCATTTATCTGTGCAGAAACCAAAAGGACACGGTGGTGTCGTTTTGGCACTTCATGAATAAGAGGAGGAGTAGTGAGCTTGGAGGCGCGGAAGCTATGCCGTTTCCAGAGGCATTTGACAGATATTGCAGGGGAGAATTTCAGTTTGGGCCTTTCTGGGATCATATGTTGGGTTACTGGAAAGAGAGTTTGGAGAATCCTAGTAAGGTATTGTTCTTGAAGTACGAGGAGATTAAGGAAGAGCCTGATGTTCATCTAAAGCGGATTGCAGCGTTCTTGGATTGCCCATTTTCTGAGGAGGAAAAAGAGTGTGGCGTAGTAGATGGAATCTTGAGGCTTTGTAGCTTCGAAAGCTTGAGCAACTTGGAGGTTAACAAGACTGGAAAGACCATTTTTAGGCAAACTGGGAATCATGCTTTTTTCAGGAAAGGCAAGGTGGGAGATTGGAGGAACCATATGAGTGATGAAATGGCCAACAAACTTGATCAAATTGTTGATGAAAAGTTCAAAGGGACAGGTCTCAACTTGTGATTCTTGTTATCAGATCACAATTAATAATCAGTCTCTCTTCTAAGAACATTATATTCATTGTGCTCATCtagtttaattttcttcttgctgcaataatatatttaattagtgCGAACTTGATCATCAAGTACATGGATTGGATCAGAGAACATGTTGTGAGTgtgctttaatttgataatataatggTTCTGTACTATGTCCTTCCTAGTGGGGTTCATGTTTAGTTTAATGtttaatgtttaatattttgttgtttaatttaatttgtttattgatGGATAAATCATGCATGAACCCGCTGCAGGTCAACCTGAAAGACGGGTCAAGGAGCAAGCAACCCGAGGTTGAGCCCACGCTGGTCGAGCCCAGCTGGGCCACCTCGGGTCCGAATGGGCCCAGGCCGACATCGTGGGCTGACCTCTGGGGGTCATCTCGGTCGAGTCCCGTGCTCGGTTGAGGCCTTGGGTCTTGGTTGACGCGGTCTGCGTGTGATGCGATCCGAGGTCGTTGGAGGGCTTCCCTTCGTTCTCTCTGGGTTTGTTAGGCGGGGATAGTATAAAAACATGCATAGATGTCCAGCTAAGACATCTACTTTGTCCTAAACAAACTTTGTCTTGTTATTACTAGAGTCTAACTTTGTAATAGCATCGTTTACCATTAATACAAGCTTAATCTCTGTGATTACCCACTTTGATTGTCTAATCATTACCATATTCCTTGTAAATTCTTGCCTTTGGCATACCCCCTATTTAATCAAGTTTTATAATTCGGTCCACCCAGGTTATTAAAttccatcattggtgctttcattgagagtttGACGTCAGGCTCGAGCGTGCTATTCTTTTTCCACTAGCTATGGCAAGGTCAAGATCTAACTCCAACAACTCCCACAACTCGCGTGGTAATCGTGCTCCCTCCCATGCCAATGATCTCAATGGGACGGCGAGTCGGCAAACACTACTCGTGAGGTCGGCCAGGGACCTCAGGGACTTGATCAACAACAACCGTCAAGCCGGGCCAACCCCACTTCCTCCACCTCCAGCCCCGGGATTTTAAGAGGGGGTGGCCGCGCTTCGGGAAGCCACCGCTTTATTGACGCAGCTCGTGGATGGGCTCCAAGGACGCTTCTCCTCCACCCAGCTCTAATCCATCGAGACGAGAAGACAGTCCGAGCACCCGCCGACCTCGTACACCCTCACATCACCTCGACCGTCGGCAAGGCAAGGAGGGGATGAGGCCCCTAGAGGTCGGCCCAAACGACGATAGATAGGAGGGTTGCGGACGACCCGAGCTACCAAGTGCACTTTGGGACGCCTAGGCATACGGGTTCCTTGTAGCCGCCTTGACTTTGAACCCGCCAATGGTGCACCTGCTGAGGGGTAGGCCTCACGCTGGCTACCAAGCCTAGAGCCCCGTGCCTAGCCACAACCTGAACAAGCCTCGCGAGTGGAGCAATCCGGTGAGACTCGTGGCCAACCCTCGAACTCCCACCGTAGCGAGGTAGAACAGTAGCGTAGGTGGGTGGATGAGCTTCAGCGAAAGATAGAAACGCGAGAGGGGTCGCTGGAGCCCCAGGAGGTGTTGACCTCCCCCTTCACGAAGGGCATCATGGCCAAGCCTCTGCCGAGGGACTTCCCCTTCCCAATAGGTATCGAACCGCCATCATGATGACGGGGGTGAGTGATGTCATCATGTGTCGGGGTTTCTTTGTGACCCTTGATGGCCAAGCCCAAGACTTATTCGCATCGTTACCTAAAGGGTCCATCTCGGCCTTTGCTGACCTCTCAGGGCAGTTCTTGTCATATTTCGCAAGCAGTATCCCCAAGAAAAAGCAGTTCACCAACCTGTGCAAGTTGGACCAGTGGAGCATGGAAAACCTGGCCGATTACCTATCTAGATGGAAGAAAGAAGCAAGATCGCTCGCGAATTTTGATGAGAAGATGGCTATACCGATCTTCACTAGTAATATCCGATCTAGGCCATTCCACCGAGACCTAGTCCAGAATCCCCCAAAGACATATGCTGCATTGCTAGACTGCGCGACGAGATTTGCCGAGGCAGAAGAGGCAGAAAGtaagaaggaggaggaggaacaAGGAAGATGGGGCACCCCAAGAGTACCGTCGGGCACCGAGACCCCCGCACCCGGACCAAGGGCCGTAGTTGGCCCCGTTGCATTGTCTGACCCCATTGACGTATTCGGTGAGTGCTATCTTGGATCATGCCAAAGTTATGGGCATCGTGGAGTACCTGGCTGAGTGCCTTAAGATATCACCCAATGCAGACCCAAACAAGTACTATCGTTTCCATCAACAACACGAGCATGACACCGACGAGTGCATGATCATCAAGTGGCAGATTGAGAAACTCATTCAGAGGGGCTACCTCGGTCAATATGTCAAAAGATCGGGGCAAGGCAGAGGTCAAGGACCGAGCAACATATGGAAGAAGAAGGGTGGTTTTGAGCTACCACATCGTGATGCCTTAGTGATCACACTAGACATCAACAACACCATCGTGCACGGAGTACTAGTTGACATAGGGAGCTCAGTGAATGTCATGTATTATGACACGTTCACCAAGCTCGGCCTATCAAGAAAGTAGTTAGCGCAAGTCAAAACCTCGTTGTCTTGGTTCATGGGGGACCTTATGTTGTGGGCACAGGAACCAATAATTGGCTGttgcaatattttaaaattagtattattttataattattttagatttagtttgttagaattatattaaatttaatgtttatcttagtttgttagttaggattattttatcatattctaaataattatcTCAATCATGTGGTTGTAATCTGcttgttaatggctatttaaggTCATTGCAGGCCAAATGGAATATACAGTAGAGAatttttgagatagaaaactgagtgttttctggaactcgGAATGAGTTCGGCCGTGATGAGTGGATCATGGCAAACCTGACTTATCAAGGAAATTACCATCCTTGTGGCGTCATCCCCGGTTTTTATCGTTCTACAACCGAACGTGGCAAACCGTTATACATCAAAACCCAAAAACAACCCTTTACCCaacctaaattaaaccttccAAATCAAACTCACCCAACCGAATAAACCATTTTAAAATCCTTTTTAAATTAGAGTGTGAAGAGAAGATCGGGCCAACCAGATTcgcatcatttggtatcagagcacacGGTTGTCTCTTCACGAAGACTCTTGAAGCTTCAACAGTGCCTGGAAcgtggattcgaggacgaatcccTCTAAAGTGAGAGGGAATGTTGTAGGCACAGGAACCAATAATTGGATGttgcaatattttaaaattagttttattaattaattaggatgattattttataattattttagatttagtttgttagaattatattaaatttaatgtttatcttagtttgttagttaggattattttatcatattctaaataattatcTCAATCATGTGGTTGTAATCTGCTTGTTAATATATGGctatttaaggccattgcaATGACTAAAATACATTcgttattttaacttttaaaattgtccagcgaaatttggccggagtgaccaaaattgatacaaattgaaaagtcatggtatacaattaacacttttgaaagtcgtggatgaaaattaacaatacccctatagtcagtggaccaaaatggcaatttgctcaaTAAATAATTACCATCAACATTTTTTCTTTCCGTTAGAGCCCTAACTTTATTGggctcttattaagattgtatAGTAGATAGAAGTAAGATTTTCATAGTTGGGGACGTAATTAAATATGAAgaatgaaaatcaatttctaaattactaattttgcaatagtcaagTAGATCAGAACTCTCAAAATGGGCCAGCGGGGGCCGCCAAATTTGAaaagttttatatttaaataaaaattaacatgaaaaattaaaaagtgtatattaaaataaattggatagtttgaacatatattaatgcatttgtaatttgttaaacacaataataattaataaaataataagttctaataaataatcaatacataatttgttaatctaTAGGTCAATAACAaatgatttataaaatatactaattactattacattatatatatatatatatatatatatatatatatatataaagggaaattgtgtatatatattctactctagtattaatataatgtatacATTCTAGGCGAGCTTGATGGGTCACACTACCAACCCGCCCTGCCTTTTTGAAGGGGTGGCTGGGATGGACTAGCCTGGTGAGATACGACCATTTTGATGGCTTTATAGTTAAGAAaccattgtgtgtgtgtgtttgtgtgtgttgCCATCATTACTACCTTTGAGTCTACCTCTTATGTTGGTATCTCCATAGCCCCCACTTAAATTTGCACCAATCTTTGAGGATTTGTCACATCATCCTTttgatattcttttttttttttttagtactactcactctattacattttagtatctgttcatttatactttctcaacctgttaaagcacaaagagtcaataccgcctccactgaggcttgatttaatgacctcccatatgggagaatcactacatgtcatccTTTTGATACTCTAGTTATTGAAGAGTTAGTAGATCTTGATAGTCCAATTGGTTagtataaatgtaatttttttttaaagagtttaaaattgtgTAATATAGAgactctctctctcactctaaGGAGGTGAGGGCGCAAATCGAATATTAAAATAAGCTTTGAAACCTTCCTCCTGTGACCCAAGCAATTCAAATATTCATTCAAAAATTAGCCGTGCACGTCCACTGGAAATCTGAGGCCGCGCTACCTACACGGCCACCTACATGGCCAGTGCAAGTGGCCGTATAGTGAGAGAGAGAAGGAAACTAAATTGAGAGAAAGAGAGTGAAAATTTTTCTAATCTATGGATATTGACAGGGAGTGAGTGGGGAGAGTGGTGTAAAatgacaaacatttataaattaGCAAGGGATAATTAAGAACATAGTCTCCATTAGGGCTGGGCAAAACGGTTCAGGTaacccgaaccgaaccgaaccggtCCGTTATTCTTTTGAATCACTTGtcttcattattttatcaagtgattattaattaaaatttatttgagGGGGTGTtcctttttaatatttgttgtttcgTTCAGGTTTTGCCAAATTTTAGAATACCGaccaaaacaacaaaattgaCTAAGATCCACCAAAATATCTAGCCAATCTCAATTTGTTTTCAAtctttataccatggaccagtaCGTGTAATTCACAGTGCACTATAGACCAtgatgcatgtgtatgtgtcttatgttgtaGTCGTTTAGTTTCCATGGCTGCGATTTCTTCACGACTTGTCCCATTGCCTACTCTCCTAATTCCTTACTATTGGCCACCGCCAACACATACCTGCCACCTTTCCCCTTTTTATCCAACTCTTCCATGTCACCCGAGTTAGACGCACCTCCCCCGACTATGCCTTTATCtctagggatggcaacggggcggggccgTATACTCcctgtccccgtccccgtccccgcgcGGGGGAATTAGGCGGGGACGGGGTCCCGTCCCCGATCAATTCTTATTCAACATCTTAaattagttaattttaattttaaaaactatgattttaattttaaaaactacgattttaatttttaatatatatatatatatatgtatatatatatatatgtattatatatatatataattgttaatgataataattatttgggGACAAtgcggggcggggaggggtatccccgtccctGTTCCCGATCCCCG
This portion of the Ipomoea triloba cultivar NCNSP0323 chromosome 5, ASM357664v1 genome encodes:
- the LOC116019677 gene encoding uncharacterized protein LOC116019677; this encodes MTGVSDVIMCRGFFVTLDGQAQDLFASLPKGSISAFADLSGQFLSYFASSIPKKKQFTNLCKLDQWSMENLADYLSRWKKEARSLANFDEKMAIPIFTSNIRSRPFHRDLVQNPPKTYAALLDCATRFAEAEEAESKKEEEEQGRWGTPRVPSGTETPAPGPRAVVGPVALSDPIDVFDPNKYYRFHQQHEHDTDECMIIKWQIEKLIQRGYLGQYVKRSGQGRGQGPSNIWKKKGGFELPHRDALVITLDINNTIVHGVLVDIGSSVNVMYYDTFTKLGLSRK
- the LOC116019188 gene encoding cytosolic sulfotransferase 12-like, with product MAAPSDDSNISKTFENKFLQKDSYAEELRELMDSLPKEKGWITPDMYNYKGFWLGSIHLQGALRCQKHFQAQDYDIMLCSLQKTGTTWLKSLLFALITRKQYFPAAISQQQIHPLLTKNPHELIPGIEFYYAIENSPDFPMNNGRRILSTHLPGALLPKSVWESKCKLIYLCRNQKDTVVSFWHFMNKRRSSELGGAEAMPFPEAFDRYCRGEFQFGPFWDHMLGYWKESLENPSKVLFLKYEEIKEEPDVHLKRIAAFLDCPFSEEEKECGVVDGILRLCSFESLSNLEVNKTGKTIFRQTGNHAFFRKGKVGDWRNHMSDEMANKLDQIVDEKFKGTGQPERRVKEQATRG